CAGGAGCACTCGGTCGTGCTCATCCGCGGTGGCCGTGTTCGCGATCTTCCCGGCGTCCGCTACCACGTCCTTCGCGGCGTGCTCGATACGCAGGGCGTCAAGGATCGCAAGCAGAGCCGTTCGAAGTACGGCGCCAAGCGTCCGAAGTAATCGCCATAGTAGGCTCCGGACGGGTTCCGGATCGGCCGAAGTTCTAGAAGGAAGTCTGAGATGGCACGTCGTCGTCGTCCCGAGAAGCGGGAAATCCTGCCTGATCCCAAGTTCGGAGATCAGGTCCTGTCGAAGTTCATGAACAGCGTCATGCTGGACGGCAAGAAGGCGGTCGCCGAGGGCATCGTCTATTCGGCGCTGGAAACCGTCGAGAGTCGCGCCAAGCGCGATCCGATCGGCGTGTTCCACGATGCGCTGAACAACATCAAGCCGGGCATCGAGGTCCGCAGCCGCCGCGTCGGCGGTGCGACCTATCAGGTGCCGGTCGAGGTGCGTCCCGAGCGTGCGCAGGCGCTGGCGATCCGCTGGCTCATCACCAGCGCGCGTAATCGTAGCGAGAACACCATGTCGGCGCGCCTGTCGGGCGAGCTGATGGATGCGGCGAACAATCGCGGCAATGCGGTCAAGAAGCGTGAGGACACGCACCGCATGGCCGAAGCGAACCGCGCCTTCTCGCACTATCGCTGGTAATGACTATATAGGGGGTGAGGCTTCGGCCTTGCCCCCACCCCGTTTGACCTGAGCAGGGTCTGAGCATCGGCGAAGGTCCGTGTCGAAGGGTCCTTCGATACGCCACTTCGCCAAGCTCAATGGCTACTCAGGACGAACGGATCGGGCTAAAGGCCCCCAGAATTCAATCCGCACCCGCCGCCATTCGGCACCAGGAGTAAGACCATGGCCCGCAGCCATCCGCTCGAGCGCTATCGCAACATCGGCATCATGGCGCACATCGACGCCGGCAAGACGACGACGACCGAGCGCATCCTCTATTACACCGGCAAGTCCTACAAGATCGGCGAGGTCCATGAGGGCACCGCGACGATGGACTGGATGGAGCAGGAGCAGGAGCGCGGCATCACGATCACGTCGGCGGCGACCACCTGCAAGTGGAAGGCCGAGGACGGGCAGGGGCCTGAGCACCTCATCAACATCATCGACACGCCGGGCCACGTCGACTTCACGATCGAGGTCGAGCGTTCGCTGCGCGTCCTCGACGGCGCGGTCGCGTGCTTCGACGGCGTCGCCGGCGTCGAGCCGCAGTCGGAGACGGTGTGGCGCCAGGCGGACAAGTACCGCGTGCCGCGGATGTGCTTCGTCAACAAGCTCGACCGCACGGGCGCCGACTTCTATTTCTGCGTGCAGTCGATCATCGATCGCTTGGGCGCGAAGCCCGCCGTCCTCTATCTGCCGATCGGCATGGAAGGCGGCTTCAAGGGCCTGGTCGACCTGGTCGAGAACCGCGCGATCATCTGGCTCGAGGAGAGCCTGGGCGCGAAGTTCGAGTATCAGGAGATCCCGGACGACCTGAAGGAAAAGGCCGCCAAGTATCGCAGCGACCTGATCGAGCTTGCCGTCGAGCAGGACGACGATGCGATGGAAGCGTATCTCGAGGGCAACGAGCCCGATTCGAAGACGCTGAAGGCGTTGATCCGCAAGGGCACGCTCAACATGACCTTCGTGCCGGTCGTGTGCGGCTCGGCGTTCAAGAACAAGGGCGTGCAGCCCCTGCTCGACGCCGTGGTCGATTATCTGCCGAGCCCGCTCGACGTTCCGGCGATCGCCGGCGTGAAGCTGGACGGC
This is a stretch of genomic DNA from Sphingomonas sp. Y38-1Y. It encodes these proteins:
- the rpsG gene encoding 30S ribosomal protein S7: MARRRRPEKREILPDPKFGDQVLSKFMNSVMLDGKKAVAEGIVYSALETVESRAKRDPIGVFHDALNNIKPGIEVRSRRVGGATYQVPVEVRPERAQALAIRWLITSARNRSENTMSARLSGELMDAANNRGNAVKKREDTHRMAEANRAFSHYRW